A genomic stretch from Desulfonispora thiosulfatigenes DSM 11270 includes:
- a CDS encoding AI-2E family transporter, producing MFKLNNKVIRIIVFAGLILGLAYFFKLIYPILTPFFLAIFLAYILKPLINFFELKGLSRTWAIIFIYFSFNIILTAIIFNFLPKVLAELTSFGETIPSYTLAAQEYIKVFQETYSKVPLPEGIRNITNDMINDIENYVINVIKGVTQTILLLFSKTFDFILAPILAFYLLNDTEKFKDYFLKLLPFSTRDDIVVLGRKIDSVLKSFIRGNIIIALMVGIITTIALILIDMDFALVIGLLTSVLNIIPYFGALFAIIIAVAIALLKSKKIALYVFIIMLIIQQIEGNVISPKVLGQNLGLHPLAVIFVLLAGGHLGGILGMILAVPITCILIILFKFFINKLIEL from the coding sequence ATGTTTAAATTAAATAATAAGGTAATTCGGATAATTGTATTTGCTGGTCTTATTTTAGGACTAGCATATTTTTTTAAACTAATATATCCTATATTGACTCCCTTTTTTTTAGCTATATTTTTAGCTTATATACTAAAACCCCTTATTAATTTTTTTGAATTAAAAGGATTAAGTAGAACTTGGGCCATTATTTTTATTTATTTTTCTTTTAATATAATCTTGACTGCCATTATTTTTAATTTTCTACCTAAAGTTTTAGCTGAATTGACTAGTTTTGGAGAGACAATACCTTCTTATACTTTAGCGGCTCAAGAATATATTAAAGTGTTTCAAGAAACATATAGTAAAGTTCCTCTACCAGAAGGTATTAGAAATATTACTAATGATATGATTAACGATATTGAAAATTATGTAATAAACGTTATAAAGGGAGTAACTCAAACGATTCTGTTATTATTTTCCAAAACATTTGATTTTATTTTAGCTCCTATATTAGCTTTTTATTTATTAAATGATACCGAGAAATTTAAAGATTATTTTTTAAAGTTACTACCCTTTTCGACTAGAGATGATATAGTGGTATTAGGTCGGAAGATTGACTCTGTACTGAAAAGTTTTATACGTGGAAATATAATTATTGCACTCATGGTTGGTATAATCACAACCATTGCTTTAATTTTAATAGATATGGATTTTGCACTTGTTATTGGTTTATTAACATCTGTATTAAATATTATACCTTATTTTGGTGCATTATTTGCTATAATAATAGCAGTAGCCATTGCTCTTTTAAAATCTAAAAAAATAGCATTATATGTTTTTATTATTATGCTGATAATACAGCAAATTGAAGGAAATGTTATTTCACCTAAAGTGTTAGGACAAAACCTAGGTTTACATCCTTTAGCTGTTATATTTGTTTTATTAGCTGGAGGTCATTTAGGTGGAATACTTGGTATGATTTTAGCTGTTCCAATTACATGTATTTTAATTATATTATTTAAATTTTTTATAAATAAATTAATTGAGTTATAA
- a CDS encoding RrF2 family transcriptional regulator: protein MKFSTRSRYGVRAMYELAINNSTGPMPLKSIAKNQSLSEHYLEQLMSSLRKGGLVNSIRGAQGGYILAKTPENINIGDIIRILEGPIAPVNCVSEDGNNDCDNIDNCATRCLWKNIQEKVVEVLDSTTLASLVNKE, encoded by the coding sequence ATGAAATTTTCCACTAGAAGCAGATATGGTGTAAGAGCTATGTATGAATTAGCAATAAATAATTCTACAGGACCTATGCCTTTAAAAAGTATTGCTAAAAATCAAAGTTTATCAGAGCATTATTTAGAACAATTAATGTCTTCTTTACGAAAAGGTGGACTGGTTAATAGTATTAGAGGAGCTCAAGGTGGATATATTTTAGCAAAAACACCTGAGAATATAAATATAGGTGATATTATTAGAATTTTAGAAGGTCCCATTGCACCAGTTAACTGCGTAAGCGAAGATGGAAATAATGATTGTGATAATATCGATAATTGTGCAACCCGCTGCTTGTGGAAGAATATACAAGAAAAGGTAGTTGAAGTATTAGATTCTACTACACTAGCTAGTTTAGTAAATAAAGAGTAA
- the mnmA gene encoding tRNA 2-thiouridine(34) synthase MnmA encodes MKNQVKVALAMSGGVDSSVAAHLLLQEGYDVIGVTFKLWPENDFIIENAKEVADKLNIPLHVFDFQKEFNDNVVESFKNEYLQGRTPNPCIECNKNIKFNLFLQQASKLGADIIATGHYARIEWDESFQKYLLKTGLDPSKDQSYFLYNLTQEELSKTIFPLGNYTKNKIKEIATQIGLSVAQKPESQEICFIPDNDYREFLYNHVDNKLFKKGNFLDTKGKVIGTHQGISFYTIGQRKNLGLSLGYPAYVVDIDVEKNAVVIGDNEDVFKSKLVCNEYNLIHLNELTESMEVEAKIRYGAKLSKATISPHNHGAISVKFREEQRAITKGQAVVFYNSDVVLGGGKII; translated from the coding sequence ATGAAAAATCAAGTTAAAGTAGCCTTAGCAATGAGTGGAGGGGTAGATAGCTCCGTTGCAGCTCATTTATTATTACAAGAAGGTTATGATGTTATTGGAGTGACCTTCAAGTTATGGCCTGAAAATGATTTCATTATTGAGAATGCCAAGGAAGTTGCTGATAAATTAAATATTCCTTTACATGTCTTTGATTTTCAAAAGGAGTTTAATGATAATGTCGTTGAATCTTTTAAAAATGAATATTTACAAGGTAGAACACCAAATCCTTGTATAGAATGTAATAAAAATATCAAATTTAATCTTTTTCTACAACAAGCATCTAAGTTAGGTGCTGATATCATTGCAACCGGGCATTATGCTCGGATAGAGTGGGATGAATCTTTTCAAAAGTACCTATTAAAAACGGGGTTAGATCCTAGTAAAGACCAATCTTATTTTTTGTATAATTTAACACAGGAAGAATTAAGTAAAACAATTTTTCCTTTAGGTAATTATACTAAAAATAAAATAAAAGAAATAGCTACACAAATAGGTTTAAGCGTTGCTCAAAAACCAGAAAGTCAAGAAATTTGTTTTATTCCAGATAATGATTATCGTGAATTTTTATATAATCATGTTGATAATAAGTTATTTAAAAAAGGTAATTTTCTTGATACAAAAGGTAAGGTTATAGGTACTCATCAAGGCATTTCCTTTTATACTATTGGTCAAAGAAAAAACTTAGGACTATCTTTAGGATATCCTGCATATGTGGTTGATATAGATGTAGAAAAAAATGCTGTAGTTATTGGTGATAACGAAGATGTATTTAAGAGTAAATTAGTGTGTAATGAATATAATTTAATTCATCTAAATGAATTAACAGAAAGTATGGAAGTAGAAGCAAAAATTAGATATGGAGCAAAACTAAGTAAAGCAACCATTAGTCCTCATAACCATGGTGCTATTTCAGTTAAATTTAGGGAAGAACAGAGAGCTATTACTAAAGGACAAGCTGTTGTTTTTTATAATAGTGATGTAGTTTTAGGTGGAGGAAAAATAATTTAA
- a CDS encoding PRC-barrel domain-containing protein → MHVFFIFGNNTDITFIKDFNMITRLSSLYEIPIIDLNTGTQLAEIKDFILDIKNEKLIGFITRNDLFLSFNNTKNLGRDFLSLDCEFSQEIFIDMPQYNHENLLLYPRDILKRPVITEEGKVLGIINDICLDVFSGSIESYEISDGLFKDILKGRAKIFLNQVTSYGNGVIVIKEKDALS, encoded by the coding sequence ATGCATGTTTTTTTTATTTTTGGTAATAATACTGATATTACTTTCATTAAGGATTTTAATATGATTACTAGATTATCATCACTATATGAGATCCCAATAATTGATTTAAATACTGGAACTCAACTAGCTGAAATCAAAGACTTTATTTTAGATATCAAAAATGAGAAATTAATAGGTTTTATAACCAGAAATGATTTATTTTTATCATTTAATAATACAAAAAATTTGGGCAGAGATTTTTTAAGTCTGGATTGCGAATTTTCACAAGAAATATTTATAGATATGCCACAATATAATCATGAGAATTTATTATTATATCCAAGGGATATCTTGAAACGCCCTGTTATTACTGAAGAGGGTAAAGTTTTAGGAATTATCAATGATATTTGTTTAGATGTTTTTTCAGGTTCTATTGAAAGCTATGAAATTTCAGATGGATTATTTAAAGATATTTTAAAGGGTCGAGCAAAAATTTTCTTAAACCAGGTAACCAGCTATGGAAATGGTGTAATAGTAATCAAAGAAAAAGATGCTTTAAGTTAG
- the alaS gene encoding alanine--tRNA ligase has translation MITANDIRAKFISFFEDRGHNQVHSSSLVPIDDPTLLFTNAGMNQFKNIFLGLETRNYKRAVTSQKCVRAGGKHNDLDTVGKTARHHTFFEMLGNFSFGDYFKKEAIAFAWEFLTKELKLSTDNLYITVYQDDDEAYEYWEQTTGFSSNKILRLGEKDNFWSMGETGPCGPCSEIHFDRGIKHSCSAPDCGLGKCDCDRWLEIWNLVFMQYNRDDKGVLTTLPKPSIDTGLGLERIVSIMQQVNSNYETDLLKPLINEVEKLSNKKYDQGLSGFPFRVIADHARSCTFLISDGVLPSNDGRGYVLRRIIRRAVRFGKSLGINNSFLYKMSPKVMELMKDSYPELADKLEFVQKIIKNEEERFQETLNDGLKIVTEVIKSLKEKGQTQISGKEAFNLYDTYGFPLDLTKDIAEEENLTVDTLGFENAMKEQRDRARNAQKDNQTWDIALTFAKYAGNEKETLFTGYDSLSEKGQILKLISNGSERLEVTEGDEVYVLLDVTPFYPEGGGQAGDSGIIVGEIGKIIISNTTKLPDNKIIHKGKVSGKLMAGETVTASVDENTRKAIARNHTATHLLHKALKEVLGDHVNQAGSLLNANSLRFDFSHFSQVTGTELEKIEDLINHEILQASLINVYETDIETAKKDNVTALFNEKYGEKVRCVSIGEISLELCGGTHLKNTSEIGLFKIISEGSVASGIRRIEGVTGQKALELIKGHENQLKSIGTSLKINPKDINNKLEQMASQLKENEKEIEELRAKLAKYQVTDLLDNIITIKEIKLLTATINGSDMNSLRSMADTFRDKVGSGVIVLGSEYNGKLNFVAVVTKDLITKGIHAGNIIKEVAKRAGGGGGGRPEMAQAGGTDVTKLQEALDLVPNIIESQLKN, from the coding sequence ATGATAACAGCAAATGACATCAGAGCAAAATTTATAAGTTTTTTTGAAGATAGAGGTCATAATCAGGTACATAGTTCTTCTCTAGTTCCAATAGATGATCCTACTTTACTCTTTACTAATGCAGGTATGAATCAATTTAAAAATATCTTTTTAGGACTTGAAACAAGAAATTATAAAAGAGCTGTAACTTCCCAAAAGTGTGTAAGAGCAGGGGGTAAACATAATGATTTAGATACAGTTGGTAAAACTGCTAGACATCATACATTCTTTGAAATGCTAGGTAATTTTTCTTTTGGAGATTATTTCAAAAAAGAAGCAATAGCTTTTGCGTGGGAGTTTCTAACAAAAGAGCTTAAACTGAGCACCGATAATTTATACATTACTGTATATCAAGATGATGATGAAGCTTATGAATATTGGGAACAAACTACAGGATTTAGCTCTAATAAAATTTTAAGATTAGGCGAAAAAGACAATTTTTGGTCAATGGGTGAAACTGGTCCATGTGGTCCTTGTAGTGAAATTCATTTTGATCGGGGAATCAAACATAGCTGTAGTGCACCTGATTGCGGTCTAGGAAAATGTGACTGCGATCGTTGGTTAGAGATATGGAATTTAGTTTTTATGCAATATAATCGTGATGATAAGGGTGTATTAACTACGTTACCAAAACCAAGCATTGATACGGGTCTTGGGTTAGAAAGAATTGTCTCTATTATGCAACAAGTTAATTCAAACTATGAGACAGATTTATTAAAACCTTTAATAAACGAGGTAGAAAAATTAAGTAATAAAAAATATGATCAAGGGCTAAGTGGTTTTCCTTTTAGAGTAATTGCTGATCATGCAAGATCATGCACATTTTTAATCTCTGATGGTGTTTTACCAAGTAATGATGGTCGAGGATATGTTTTAAGGAGAATTATACGTAGGGCTGTACGATTTGGTAAATCTTTAGGTATTAACAATTCGTTTTTATATAAAATGTCCCCTAAAGTTATGGAATTGATGAAAGATTCATACCCAGAATTAGCAGATAAATTAGAATTTGTCCAAAAAATAATTAAAAATGAAGAAGAACGTTTCCAGGAAACTTTAAATGATGGATTAAAAATTGTAACTGAAGTTATAAAATCATTAAAAGAAAAAGGACAAACCCAAATTTCGGGTAAAGAAGCTTTTAATTTATACGATACTTATGGTTTTCCATTAGATTTAACGAAAGATATAGCTGAAGAAGAAAATTTAACCGTTGATACATTAGGGTTTGAAAATGCAATGAAAGAACAAAGAGATAGAGCAAGAAATGCACAAAAAGATAATCAAACTTGGGATATAGCTCTTACCTTTGCCAAATATGCTGGAAACGAAAAAGAAACCTTATTTACAGGATATGATAGTTTAAGCGAAAAAGGTCAAATATTAAAGTTAATTTCTAATGGTTCTGAACGATTAGAAGTAACTGAAGGAGACGAAGTATATGTTCTGTTAGATGTAACTCCTTTTTATCCTGAAGGTGGAGGACAAGCTGGAGATAGTGGTATAATAGTAGGGGAAATTGGTAAAATAATTATTTCTAATACTACTAAGCTTCCTGATAATAAAATTATTCATAAAGGTAAAGTATCTGGAAAATTAATGGCAGGAGAAACTGTTACAGCCTCTGTAGATGAAAACACAAGAAAAGCAATTGCAAGAAATCACACAGCTACTCATTTACTCCATAAAGCTTTAAAAGAAGTATTAGGAGATCATGTTAATCAAGCAGGTTCATTATTAAATGCCAATAGTTTGCGTTTTGATTTTTCGCATTTTTCTCAAGTAACCGGAACTGAACTTGAAAAGATAGAAGATTTAATTAATCATGAAATTTTACAGGCAAGTTTAATAAATGTATATGAAACTGATATTGAAACAGCTAAAAAGGATAATGTTACTGCTTTATTTAATGAAAAGTATGGAGAAAAGGTTAGATGCGTAAGTATCGGTGAGATCAGCCTAGAACTATGTGGTGGAACTCATCTTAAAAATACATCGGAAATAGGTTTATTTAAAATAATAAGTGAAGGTTCAGTAGCTTCTGGTATTAGAAGGATTGAAGGTGTAACTGGACAAAAGGCACTTGAATTAATTAAAGGTCATGAAAATCAATTAAAATCAATTGGTACGAGCTTAAAAATTAATCCTAAAGATATAAATAATAAATTAGAACAAATGGCTAGTCAACTAAAGGAAAATGAAAAGGAAATAGAAGAATTAAGAGCAAAATTAGCTAAATATCAAGTTACTGATTTATTAGATAATATTATTACTATAAAAGAAATTAAACTCTTAACAGCTACTATTAATGGTTCGGACATGAATAGTTTAAGATCTATGGCAGATACTTTTAGAGATAAGGTTGGATCAGGAGTAATTGTGCTGGGCAGTGAATACAATGGTAAATTAAATTTTGTAGCGGTGGTAACAAAAGATTTAATTACTAAAGGTATTCACGCTGGAAATATTATTAAAGAGGTTGCCAAAAGAGCTGGTGGTGGTGGCGGTGGACGCCCAGAAATGGCTCAAGCTGGTGGTACGGATGTAACTAAATTACAAGAAGCACTTGATTTAGTACCAAATATTATTGAGTCTCAATTAAAAAACTAA